The sequence GCGCTGCGGCTCGCGCGCGACGATTTCCAGCGCCGCCAGGCTAGCGGCGGCGACATGCGGCGGTTGCGCGGTGGTGTAGATGTAGGGGCGTGCCAGCTGGATCAGGCTCTCGATCAGCGCATCGCTGCCGGCGACGAAGGCGCCGCTGCTGCCGAGCGCCTTGCCCAGGGTGCCGACCAATACCGGCACGTCAGCCAGCGGGGTAGCGCGCCCGACCAGTCCTTCGCCATGCTCGCCCAGCACGCCCAGTCCGTGGGCATCGTCGATCATCAGCCAGGCGCCGTGCCGGGCGCAGGCCTGGCTCAGGCCCGCGATATCGGCGCAGTCGCCATCCATGCTGAACACGCCATCGCTGATCACCAGCCTGTCATCGGCCCGGGAGCGCGCCAGCTGGCGCTCGAGGTCTTCAAGATCGCGATGGTGGAAGCGACGCGAGCGTACGGCAGTGGTGCCGGAGGACGCCAGGCGTGCGCCGTCGAGGAGGCTGGCGTGATTGAGGCGATCATGGAAGATCTCGAGGCTGCGACCGGCCTCGCGCGAGGCACTCGCCAGCGCATCGATCACGCCCAGATTGGCCATGAAGCCGGTGGAGAACAGCAGCGCGCGTGGTCGCCCGGTCAGCTCGGCCAGGCGAGCCTCCAGCTGGTGGTGAGCGCGCTGGTGGCCATTGACCAGGTGAGCGCTGCCGCTGCCGACACCGAAGTCACGCGCCGCGCGACAGCCGGCTTCGACCAGCTCCGGGTGGTTGGCCAGCCCCAGATAGTCGTTGGCGGTGAAGTTGAGCAGCGGGCGCGGCTCTGCATCGGCTACCTGCCCGGCGAGGCTGACGTGGGGCCCCTGTGGCGAATCCAGCGTCAGGCGCCGGCGATAGCGGCCGACCCGCTCACGCTGAGTGAGCAGGTCCTCCAGATGCGTGAAGCTTGCGCTGGATCGGGAGTTGGAGCGCGCGCTGATGGGCGTTTCGGTGGCCACGAGCGATCAGACCACCAGGCCGCAGGGCTTGCGTTCGCGCACCAGGCCTTCACTGCTGGCGGGCGTCGCCTCGCGCGTGGCGTCATAGAACAGGCTGCCCTCGACATTGGCGCGTGCCTTTTCTTCCATGGCGGCCTTCAGGGCGGCCTCGCGCACTTCGTCACTGGCGACTTCCTGGCGGGTCTCCGGGTGCAGGCCGAGGCGCTCGAACAGCTCGCGGTCACGGTTGGTCTGCGGGTTGCCGGTGGTCAGCAGGCGCTCGCCATAGAAGATGGAGTTGGCGCCGGCGAGGAAGGCCAGTGCTTGGGTGGAATCGTCCATCTGCTCGCGGCCGGCGGACAGGCGCACGTGACTCTTCGGCATCATGATGCGTGCCACGGCGATGGCGCGGATGAACTCGATGGGATCGAGGTCATCGACATTCTCCAGCGGCGTGCCCGCCACCTTGACCAGCATGTTGATCGGCACCGATTCCGGCTGCGGCTCCAGATTGGCCAGCTGACGCAACAGGCCGGCACGGTCGGTGGTGGTCTCGCCCATGCCGAGGATGCCGCCGGAGCACACCTTCATGCCGGCTTCGCGCACGCTGGCCAGGGTATCCAGGCGCTCGCTGTAGCTGCGCGTGGTGATGATCTCGCCGTAGTATTCCGGTGAGGTGTCCAGATTATGGTTGTAGTAGTCGAGGCCGGCATCCGCGAGCTTCCTGGCCTGATCGGTATCGACCATCCCCAGCGTCATGCAGGTCTCGAGTCCCAGTGACTTCACCTGACGCACCATCTCGGTGACCACTTCGAGGTCGCGCTCACGTGGGCTCTTCCAGGCCGCGCCCATGCAGAAGCGGCTGGCGCCGGCGTCCTTGGCGGCACGCGCCTGCTCGACCACCTTCTGGATCTCCATCAGCTTTTCCTTGCCAAGGCCAGTGTTGTAGTGGCCGGACTGCGGGCAGTACTTGCAGTCTTCCGGGCAGGCGCCGGTCTTGATGGACAGCAGGGTGGAGACCTGTACCGCATTCGGATCGAAGTGCTGGCGGTGCACCTGCTGGGCACGGAACAGCAGGTCATTGAAGGGCAGGGCGAACAGCGCCTCGATTTCCGCGACGCTCCAGTCATGGCGTACCACGCTGTCATCGCCAGGCGCAGGGATATTCGTGGCTTGTGTGGTCACGCGGGAGGCTTCTACGGTCATGAGCTTGAGGTCCTTCATCAGGCGGGCAGAGCGAGAGCGCGCTGGGCCGTTCATCCGTGGGTGAGTCCGGGAGTCGGCAGCCGAGCTGGCAAGTGGCCAGTCAACGCATCGAGTAAAGTCAGGTTAACTGAGATGATAGAGTTTCCGCAGGCGCTGTCAACGATGAGAACTTTGCTGGTTGACCACTGGCAACTGTCGCGACCCTGTGCCTTCTGTCAACGTCAGCTGACGACGGCCATGCCCGGCGTGACCGAACGGCAGAGCGCTTCAGTTTCACCTCCCCAGTCATTTTTCTCTCTAAAGAGTGGTTCGCCTGATGAGCGAGAGCTGTCATCGCGCCGCGAGTGGTGCGACGCCTGCGAGGCGAGCATCGCGCGCAATCAGCATGCCTGTCCGCGCTGTGCTGAGCCTGTGGCCTCACTGGCCTTGAGTCAGCAGCCCTGTGCGCGGTGCCTGTCGTCACCGCCTGCCTTTGCACGCTGCTTTGCGCCGCTGCGTTATGAAGGGTTGCTGGCGGGGCTGTTCCAGCGCTACAAGGACCAGCATCAGCGCCGCGCCGGGCGACTGC comes from bacterium Scap17 and encodes:
- a CDS encoding 8-amino-7-oxononanoate synthase; this encodes MEDLLTQRERVGRYRRRLTLDSPQGPHVSLAGQVADAEPRPLLNFTANDYLGLANHPELVEAGCRAARDFGVGSGSAHLVNGHQRAHHQLEARLAELTGRPRALLFSTGFMANLGVIDALASASREAGRSLEIFHDRLNHASLLDGARLASSGTTAVRSRRFHHRDLEDLERQLARSRADDRLVISDGVFSMDGDCADIAGLSQACARHGAWLMIDDAHGLGVLGEHGEGLVGRATPLADVPVLVGTLGKALGSSGAFVAGSDALIESLIQLARPYIYTTAQPPHVAAASLAALEIVAREPQRRERLQACVQQFREGCTHLLAGSGLALGLSPADINDSPSIPLTPIQPLILGSEARALAWSAALRERGVLVSAIRPPTVPAGSSRLRFTFSAEHTAEDIAALLEALEAVLTAEKAQPRSVSPTISSEGVTP
- the bioB gene encoding biotin synthase BioB, with amino-acid sequence MTVEASRVTTQATNIPAPGDDSVVRHDWSVAEIEALFALPFNDLLFRAQQVHRQHFDPNAVQVSTLLSIKTGACPEDCKYCPQSGHYNTGLGKEKLMEIQKVVEQARAAKDAGASRFCMGAAWKSPRERDLEVVTEMVRQVKSLGLETCMTLGMVDTDQARKLADAGLDYYNHNLDTSPEYYGEIITTRSYSERLDTLASVREAGMKVCSGGILGMGETTTDRAGLLRQLANLEPQPESVPINMLVKVAGTPLENVDDLDPIEFIRAIAVARIMMPKSHVRLSAGREQMDDSTQALAFLAGANSIFYGERLLTTGNPQTNRDRELFERLGLHPETRQEVASDEVREAALKAAMEEKARANVEGSLFYDATREATPASSEGLVRERKPCGLVV